In a genomic window of Nitrospira sp. ND1:
- a CDS encoding NAD(P)/FAD-dependent oxidoreductase, with protein sequence MSANPRVIIVGAGLAGLACARHLSQAGLGCSLLDASDAVGGRVRTDRVDGFQLDRGFQVFLTGYPEAGRMLDYPALQLQPFHPGAMVRYAGGFHRISDPLRRPQDLLSTMMSPIGSFGDKLKVLRLRRDALRRQLCGQAGGGERTTLEALQVYGFSPAMQQRFFLPFLSGVFLDQALSTPCRLFELVWAAFSRGDIALPQQGMGAIASQLAATLPTESIRLNAAVSHLDGTTAVLASGERLAADVLVLATDDATAATLRGDSRPAAPGRDAICLYFDAPAPPVRGPWLILNGDGQGPVGTACVLSEVAQGYAPLGLSLISVSLSGQPSLAGGDLQQAVCRQLREWFGEEVHVWRHLRTDHIKRALPPIEILTAQASGASPRVRPGLYQCGDYCETGTLDGALLSGRKAAEALLADH encoded by the coding sequence ATGTCTGCTAATCCTCGTGTGATCATCGTCGGCGCCGGTCTTGCCGGCTTGGCTTGTGCGCGACATCTGTCGCAGGCCGGACTCGGCTGCAGCCTTCTCGACGCATCCGATGCCGTAGGCGGGCGGGTGAGGACCGATCGTGTGGATGGATTCCAACTCGATCGAGGGTTTCAGGTGTTTCTGACCGGTTATCCCGAAGCCGGGCGGATGTTGGATTATCCCGCGCTGCAACTCCAGCCGTTTCATCCCGGCGCGATGGTGCGGTATGCCGGAGGTTTTCATCGGATCAGCGACCCGCTTCGCCGTCCGCAGGATCTTCTCTCCACGATGATGAGCCCGATCGGTTCGTTCGGTGACAAGCTCAAGGTGCTCCGGCTCCGTCGGGATGCGTTGCGCCGGCAGCTCTGTGGGCAGGCGGGCGGAGGCGAGCGCACCACGCTGGAGGCCCTGCAGGTCTATGGGTTTTCTCCCGCCATGCAGCAGCGCTTTTTCCTGCCCTTTCTGAGTGGCGTGTTTCTTGATCAGGCGTTGTCCACGCCCTGCCGGCTGTTTGAATTGGTCTGGGCGGCGTTCTCTCGCGGCGACATTGCGCTGCCGCAACAGGGCATGGGCGCGATTGCGAGCCAGCTGGCCGCGACTCTTCCAACGGAGTCGATCCGATTGAACGCAGCGGTCAGTCACCTGGACGGCACCACCGCGGTTCTGGCGTCCGGTGAACGACTCGCCGCCGATGTTCTGGTCCTGGCCACGGATGATGCCACCGCTGCCACGTTACGAGGCGATAGCCGGCCGGCCGCGCCCGGACGTGACGCGATCTGTCTGTATTTCGACGCGCCCGCTCCACCGGTCCGTGGACCCTGGTTGATTCTGAACGGAGACGGTCAGGGACCGGTAGGCACCGCCTGTGTCTTGAGCGAGGTCGCCCAGGGCTATGCGCCCTTGGGACTGTCGCTGATTTCGGTCAGCTTGTCGGGGCAACCATCTCTCGCCGGCGGTGATCTCCAGCAAGCGGTGTGCCGGCAGTTGCGCGAGTGGTTTGGTGAGGAGGTGCATGTCTGGCGACACCTCCGGACCGATCACATCAAGAGAGCGCTGCCGCCGATTGAGATCCTCACGGCGCAGGCATCAGGCGCATCGCCGCGGGTGAGGCCGGGGTTGTATCAATGCGGTGATTATTGCGAGACCGGGACGTTGGATGGGGCGCTGCTGTCCGGGCGAAAAGCCGCCGAGGCGTTGTTGGCTGACCATTGA
- a CDS encoding surface-adhesin E family protein has translation MLKYVVLVMFSTMLFFNVASAEWILVGGTHKYDGYVDVATVGPTGKTVTLWTLKDFKVDRQIPQGTYRSVRIKKQIDCLAHKSRPLQTKYYATQMGKGRPLQSGKGTREWSRVTPGSDGEAELKIACKTV, from the coding sequence ATGCTGAAATATGTGGTACTGGTGATGTTCTCAACGATGCTTTTTTTCAACGTGGCGTCGGCGGAATGGATTCTGGTCGGCGGCACGCACAAGTATGACGGCTACGTGGATGTGGCCACGGTCGGTCCGACCGGCAAGACCGTGACGCTCTGGACCCTGAAGGACTTCAAAGTGGATCGGCAGATTCCGCAGGGGACCTATCGCTCCGTGCGCATCAAGAAGCAGATCGATTGTCTCGCTCACAAGAGCCGTCCCCTGCAGACCAAGTACTATGCGACACAAATGGGCAAGGGTCGTCCTTTGCAGTCGGGGAAAGGAACCAGGGAATGGTCGCGGGTGACACCCGGGAGCGACGGGGAGGCGGAGTTGAAAATTGCCTGCAAGACAGTCTAG
- a CDS encoding pseudouridine synthase has translation MPRAKASSAKRVTLDRLLSKLGIASRSQAQEWIRAGRVRINQRLVRMPDTWIDWPGDAVTIDDRPVQQRPPQFILFHKPKGVVTTHQDEKGRKTIFDVLPPELKSLHAVGRLDQATSGLLLLTNDSTLSSFLTDPKQQVPRLYLVTVRGEVSDETGRAALDGVDDQGERLHCASVTIQKRSGRESHLAVTLTEGKNREIRRLFKALGHEVTRLRRIQYGPFTLGDLQPGAWRELPIDAARAQLQLPPAHRARVPQAKPDLLDKRAP, from the coding sequence ATGCCACGCGCGAAGGCAAGCAGCGCGAAACGTGTGACGCTGGATCGCCTGCTCTCCAAACTCGGCATTGCCAGCCGGAGCCAGGCACAGGAATGGATCAGGGCCGGACGAGTCCGCATCAATCAACGCCTGGTACGCATGCCGGACACCTGGATCGACTGGCCCGGCGATGCCGTCACCATCGACGATCGACCGGTCCAGCAGCGCCCTCCGCAATTCATTCTCTTCCATAAACCCAAAGGTGTAGTCACGACCCATCAGGACGAGAAGGGCCGAAAGACCATCTTCGATGTACTTCCTCCTGAGTTGAAAAGCCTGCACGCAGTCGGTCGCTTGGATCAGGCGACGAGTGGTCTCCTCCTGCTCACCAACGACTCGACGCTCTCCAGTTTCCTGACCGATCCGAAACAGCAGGTGCCGCGCCTCTATCTAGTCACGGTGCGTGGTGAGGTCTCGGACGAGACAGGCCGGGCAGCGCTTGACGGGGTGGACGATCAGGGCGAGCGGTTGCACTGCGCCTCCGTCACCATTCAGAAACGCTCAGGCCGGGAATCCCATCTGGCCGTCACGTTGACCGAAGGCAAGAATCGTGAGATCCGGCGGCTCTTCAAGGCGCTGGGACATGAGGTGACCAGATTGAGGCGGATTCAATACGGCCCCTTCACCCTCGGCGATCTCCAACCGGGCGCCTGGCGCGAACTCCCGATCGACGCAGCCAGGGCGCAACTCCAGTTGCCGCCGGCTCATAGGGCACGGGTACCACAGGCGAAACCAGACCTGCTCGACAAGCGCGCACCCTGA
- a CDS encoding SIMPL domain-containing protein — MNHKGQRKKHFTILLALALILLGLPGFARAHDDSKPVVPMMTVTGTGNFAIAPDMAYVTFGMQTVGRLLAEAQRQNSNVMQKMIDRLTELHIDKARIQTSAFSVSPQYKPPPKHNADALPMAPEIIGYLVSNQLTVEVFNPEKVAAVIEQALAAGANHFQGLQWALKDEQQTTRGAMKQAVANAREKAVTLSESLKLKLVRLISVNEAGQVVRPMPHTSRSMMAMDAGGGEPPILGGELKVEANVTLVYEIAQNDSVSTP; from the coding sequence ATGAATCATAAGGGGCAGAGGAAAAAACACTTCACGATCCTACTCGCACTGGCTCTGATCCTGCTGGGCCTCCCGGGATTTGCGCGAGCCCACGACGACTCGAAGCCGGTCGTCCCGATGATGACGGTCACCGGTACGGGGAATTTCGCAATTGCGCCGGACATGGCCTATGTGACGTTCGGGATGCAGACGGTCGGCAGATTACTTGCGGAGGCCCAGCGGCAGAACAGCAACGTCATGCAGAAAATGATCGATCGACTGACCGAGCTGCACATCGATAAGGCGCGCATTCAGACGTCGGCATTCAGCGTGTCGCCACAATATAAACCGCCGCCCAAACACAACGCCGATGCGCTTCCGATGGCACCGGAGATCATCGGCTATCTGGTGAGTAATCAGCTGACGGTGGAGGTCTTCAATCCGGAGAAGGTCGCCGCCGTGATCGAGCAGGCCTTGGCGGCTGGGGCGAATCACTTCCAGGGTTTGCAGTGGGCGCTGAAGGATGAACAACAAACGACACGTGGCGCGATGAAGCAGGCCGTGGCGAACGCACGCGAGAAAGCCGTGACGCTGAGCGAGTCGTTGAAATTAAAACTGGTGCGGTTGATCAGCGTGAATGAAGCAGGACAGGTGGTGCGTCCGATGCCCCATACGTCACGCTCGATGATGGCGATGGATGCCGGCGGCGGCGAGCCTCCCATCCTTGGCGGAGAGTTGAAGGTTGAGGCCAACGTGACTCTGGTCTACGAGATTGCACAGAACGACAGCGTCTCGACCCCGTAA
- a CDS encoding alpha/beta fold hydrolase, with translation MRLMTILLTLSVLGASGCAESTQPARNNRTQQALAESMPPGHLFQRHMIDLNGLTLSVLEAGNGDPVIFVHGVVTTSNIFPQYVSAFSPDFRGIAVDLRGYGDSEKPPSGFTIEQFSKDLITLADTLKIDRAVWVGVSMGGMILQRLALDHPERVRALVLVSTTDGAMILDDDIPTIGAPRDYREVSKDMIVESFPPDAPAQTYRPLLERIPTWNATVIREALTSMSQFNVHGQLSRITVPTLVMVGAKDGVATPTIAKGIQAQIHGAQLVEFDTGHFMMAEDPDQFRTVLGDFLKQLTRQPAPHGS, from the coding sequence ATGCGGTTGATGACGATCCTGCTCACGTTGAGTGTTCTCGGCGCGTCCGGCTGTGCGGAATCCACGCAGCCCGCTCGCAACAACCGCACCCAGCAGGCCTTAGCCGAGTCCATGCCCCCGGGCCATCTGTTCCAACGCCATATGATCGATCTCAACGGCTTGACCCTCAGCGTGCTAGAGGCAGGCAATGGCGATCCGGTTATCTTTGTCCACGGCGTGGTGACGACCAGCAATATCTTTCCCCAATATGTGAGTGCCTTTTCGCCGGATTTCCGAGGTATTGCAGTGGACCTGCGTGGATACGGCGATTCGGAGAAACCGCCGAGCGGGTTCACGATCGAGCAGTTTTCGAAGGATCTCATCACCCTGGCCGATACGCTCAAGATCGACCGTGCTGTGTGGGTGGGTGTGTCCATGGGCGGGATGATTCTGCAGCGTCTCGCGCTGGATCATCCTGAGCGGGTACGGGCGCTGGTGCTGGTGTCCACGACCGACGGGGCGATGATTCTCGACGACGACATTCCGACCATCGGCGCGCCGCGTGACTATCGGGAAGTGTCGAAGGATATGATCGTGGAAAGTTTTCCTCCCGATGCGCCGGCTCAAACCTACAGGCCCTTGCTTGAACGGATCCCCACCTGGAATGCCACGGTGATCAGGGAGGCGCTGACTTCCATGTCGCAGTTCAACGTGCATGGTCAGCTCAGCCGCATCACTGTGCCGACTCTGGTTATGGTCGGCGCCAAGGATGGTGTCGCCACGCCGACTATCGCCAAGGGAATTCAGGCGCAGATCCACGGGGCGCAGCTGGTGGAATTCGACACCGGCCATTTTATGATGGCGGAAGACCCCGACCAGTTTCGCACCGTGCTGGGCGACTTCTTGAAGCAGCTCACACGCCAACCCGCCCCGCATGGCTCTTGA
- a CDS encoding GAF domain-containing protein, whose protein sequence is MAEDQRADLEACLAQARRSERRLRVQYAVTRVLAESSTLKDAGHEILRAIGESLDWELGMFWAVDKQAELLRFVDLWHAPQVEASEFIQDSRERTFQRGVGLIGRTWESGTPIWIPDVTGDPHFRRASIAAHVGLHGGFAFPVRKGERIDGVIEFFSHQIRKPDQDILDMVADIGIKVGQFVDREQTAEALRQAEALADVARLLGDIGHDIKNMLMPIMSGAALLEEELDECYHRLPESVTGKLKHSRDLTKELLDMIRNGSRRIQDRVREMAESVKGLTRGCRNLRPADSRRWSPACTQRSGSWPINVRSRCAWMDSIPSP, encoded by the coding sequence ATGGCTGAAGACCAGAGAGCTGACCTAGAGGCCTGCTTGGCTCAAGCGCGGCGGTCAGAACGTCGGCTTCGTGTCCAATACGCAGTCACCCGTGTGCTGGCCGAGTCCTCAACCCTGAAAGACGCAGGCCATGAAATCCTTCGGGCCATCGGTGAAAGTCTGGACTGGGAATTGGGCATGTTTTGGGCCGTAGACAAGCAGGCTGAGTTGCTGCGTTTCGTTGACTTGTGGCATGCGCCGCAGGTTGAGGCCTCCGAGTTCATACAGGACAGCCGGGAACGGACCTTTCAACGGGGTGTGGGGCTTATCGGTCGAACCTGGGAAAGCGGAACGCCTATTTGGATTCCTGATGTGACCGGCGACCCCCATTTCCGCCGGGCCTCGATCGCGGCTCACGTCGGACTGCATGGAGGATTTGCCTTTCCAGTCCGTAAGGGCGAACGCATTGACGGAGTCATTGAATTTTTCAGCCACCAGATCCGCAAGCCGGATCAGGATATTCTCGACATGGTGGCCGACATCGGCATCAAAGTGGGCCAGTTTGTGGACCGCGAGCAGACAGCGGAAGCGCTGCGCCAAGCGGAGGCCCTGGCCGACGTGGCGAGACTGCTGGGAGACATCGGCCATGATATCAAGAATATGCTGATGCCGATCATGAGCGGGGCGGCGCTGCTGGAGGAAGAACTCGACGAGTGTTATCACCGCCTACCGGAGAGTGTCACCGGCAAACTGAAGCACAGTCGGGATCTGACCAAGGAACTCCTGGATATGATCCGGAATGGGTCCCGCCGCATTCAGGACCGGGTCAGGGAGATGGCGGAATCGGTCAAAGGCCTCACCCGGGGCTGCCGGAATTTGCGCCCTGCCGACTCGCGGAGGTGGTCGCCGGCGTGTACGCAGCGCTCAGGATCCTGGCCGATCAACGTAAGGTCGCGCTGCGCGTGGATGGACTCGATACCCTCCCCGTGA
- a CDS encoding sensor histidine kinase KdpD, with the protein MDGLDTLPVIQADESRLFNAIYNLVNNAIPEVSPGGSVTLRGRTDQAGRSILVSAIDTGRGMPAEVLKSLFTYSAISRKVGGTGLGTKIVKDVVDAHGGSITVESEPGVGTSFHITLPLEGPPPHSQKASTNSPR; encoded by the coding sequence GTGGATGGACTCGATACCCTCCCCGTGATTCAGGCTGACGAGAGCCGGCTGTTCAATGCGATCTATAATCTCGTCAACAACGCGATTCCGGAAGTGTCACCCGGCGGATCCGTCACGCTGCGTGGCCGTACGGATCAGGCGGGAAGGAGCATCCTGGTGTCGGCCATCGATACCGGTAGGGGCATGCCAGCCGAAGTCCTCAAGAGCCTCTTCACGTACAGCGCCATCAGCCGAAAGGTCGGCGGGACAGGGCTGGGCACAAAGATTGTGAAAGATGTCGTCGATGCCCATGGAGGCAGCATCACCGTTGAGAGCGAGCCAGGCGTCGGCACCTCGTTTCACATCACGCTTCCCCTGGAGGGACCACCGCCCCACTCGCAGAAGGCTTCGACGAACAGTCCGCGATGA
- a CDS encoding DUF3365 domain-containing protein, translating into MRIRHVVIAFSLAGCLTIPGWGVIRAEPSFDQTAGYILNIVRAFRTAYVLHVVEHARDAGLSPREDWKTDAHFLPLPAQFVKEAAEQVEGLEIGLISLTPLNPANRPRTDAEMTALLQLEKDRQRGVIGFVDGDEFKAVSADLALVRSCVDCHNQHPRAVRKNFQQWDVMGALVVRLKRRVEGEGQALPPEPPKRAPGLLEGPPPPPTITPPWVR; encoded by the coding sequence ATGCGCATACGTCACGTCGTCATTGCGTTCAGCCTGGCCGGTTGCCTGACCATACCCGGGTGGGGCGTGATCAGGGCCGAACCCTCCTTTGATCAGACGGCCGGGTACATCCTCAATATTGTCAGAGCCTTTCGTACCGCTTACGTGCTCCACGTCGTCGAACATGCGCGAGACGCGGGACTGTCGCCGCGGGAGGATTGGAAAACAGATGCCCATTTTCTCCCGCTTCCTGCCCAGTTCGTCAAGGAAGCCGCTGAACAGGTGGAGGGTTTGGAGATCGGCCTCATCAGTTTGACGCCGCTGAATCCGGCGAACCGCCCCCGCACGGACGCGGAGATGACAGCGTTACTTCAGTTGGAGAAGGATCGACAACGCGGGGTCATCGGCTTCGTCGACGGCGATGAATTCAAGGCGGTGTCGGCCGATTTGGCGCTGGTGCGGTCCTGTGTCGATTGTCACAACCAACATCCCCGTGCGGTGCGCAAAAACTTTCAGCAATGGGATGTGATGGGCGCCCTGGTGGTCAGGCTCAAGCGCAGGGTCGAAGGGGAAGGTCAGGCCCTCCCTCCGGAACCTCCTAAGAGGGCACCAGGACTGCTCGAGGGGCCTCCGCCTCCGCCGACGATTACGCCGCCCTGGGTTCGATGA
- a CDS encoding MBL fold metallo-hydrolase, whose translation MRWIGFSHFEADECESLPEWQQLAPQSDAVCSLVSKLVSVDDCLALRPAKGMTDGEVLETGKYRFRFLATPHVPHCWESGLMFEETQRTLLCSDLLHQNGNVEPVTQSDVVGRSRDVLVEYQQGPLANYMPYCTLTDPTLQRLAALQPKTVATMHGSLYVGDGGKALRDLATVFREVLGAA comes from the coding sequence TTGCGCTGGATCGGGTTCAGCCATTTCGAGGCCGATGAGTGCGAGTCGTTGCCGGAGTGGCAGCAGTTGGCGCCCCAGTCCGATGCGGTCTGTAGTCTGGTGAGCAAGCTCGTGAGTGTGGATGATTGTCTCGCGCTCCGGCCGGCGAAGGGGATGACAGATGGCGAGGTGCTGGAGACGGGGAAGTACCGCTTTCGATTTCTGGCCACGCCGCACGTGCCGCATTGCTGGGAGTCCGGTCTGATGTTCGAAGAAACACAGCGGACGCTGCTCTGCTCCGATCTTCTGCATCAAAACGGCAATGTGGAACCGGTCACCCAGTCGGACGTGGTGGGCCGCAGTCGGGACGTGCTCGTGGAATATCAGCAGGGTCCACTGGCGAACTACATGCCCTATTGCACGCTGACAGATCCAACATTGCAGCGGCTGGCGGCGCTGCAGCCGAAGACCGTGGCGACGATGCACGGCTCGCTCTATGTCGGCGACGGGGGAAAAGCGCTGCGTGATTTGGCCACGGTCTTTCGAGAGGTGTTGGGCGCTGCCTGA
- a CDS encoding DUF3313 domain-containing protein: MMLRSVLLFVAVSVAFAGCGATRHARSVEPSGFLQDLYAQMREGKGDEALLVYRNPAVDWPAKAAYNKILLDPIMIWRGKDSKVDGLDPKEAQVIAGSFYALLYQELAKDYEMVSEPGPKMFRMQAAHTDAEQSYPALDIVSSVPAPFNIAFVASTIKTLTTGKPLFKGTASIEGKLMDAESGEILAAAVDRRVGGRFLDAEVFDSWNDVHGALKYWSQLTRFRLCQLRKQTNCVSPGS, translated from the coding sequence ATGATGTTGCGATCTGTCTTGCTATTCGTGGCGGTCTCGGTCGCGTTCGCCGGCTGCGGAGCGACCAGGCATGCCCGGTCGGTGGAGCCGTCCGGATTTCTGCAGGATCTCTATGCGCAGATGCGCGAGGGCAAGGGCGACGAAGCGCTCCTGGTGTATCGCAATCCGGCAGTCGATTGGCCGGCGAAGGCTGCGTACAACAAGATTCTCTTAGATCCGATCATGATCTGGCGGGGGAAAGACTCCAAGGTCGATGGGCTGGATCCGAAGGAGGCCCAGGTGATTGCTGGTTCCTTCTACGCGCTCCTGTATCAGGAACTCGCCAAGGACTACGAGATGGTGAGCGAACCGGGCCCCAAGATGTTTCGGATGCAGGCCGCGCACACCGATGCCGAACAATCCTATCCAGCCTTGGATATCGTCTCGAGTGTGCCGGCGCCGTTTAACATCGCCTTCGTCGCCTCGACCATCAAGACGCTCACCACCGGAAAACCGTTGTTCAAAGGCACGGCCTCCATCGAGGGCAAACTCATGGATGCGGAGTCTGGGGAGATCCTCGCGGCCGCCGTGGATCGGCGGGTCGGCGGGCGCTTTCTCGACGCGGAGGTCTTCGATTCCTGGAACGACGTGCACGGCGCCTTGAAGTACTGGTCGCAGTTGACCCGGTTTCGCTTGTGTCAGTTGCGCAAGCAAACCAACTGTGTTTCGCCCGGCTCGTAG
- a CDS encoding nucleotide pyrophosphohydrolase, producing MLNDKVLAAVLEFRRKRDWEQFHQPKELAAAITVEASELLEIFQWKSHDEVARLLESPSRERVEDEIADVVILLSYLCHDLGLDVNAAVLSKLKKNEAKYPVEKSYGNARKYDE from the coding sequence ATGCTGAACGACAAGGTGCTGGCGGCGGTGCTGGAGTTTCGACGGAAGCGCGATTGGGAGCAGTTTCACCAGCCCAAGGAACTTGCGGCCGCCATTACGGTTGAGGCGAGCGAATTGCTGGAGATCTTCCAATGGAAGTCGCACGACGAGGTGGCCCGTCTCCTGGAAAGCCCGTCACGGGAACGCGTTGAGGATGAAATCGCCGATGTCGTGATCCTGCTTTCCTACCTGTGTCATGATCTGGGCCTGGATGTGAATGCCGCGGTGTTGTCGAAACTGAAGAAGAACGAAGCCAAGTATCCAGTCGAGAAGTCCTATGGCAACGCCAGGAAGTATGACGAATGA